One Vigna unguiculata cultivar IT97K-499-35 chromosome 11, ASM411807v1, whole genome shotgun sequence DNA window includes the following coding sequences:
- the LOC114169121 gene encoding leucine-rich repeat receptor-like protein kinase TDR has protein sequence MKPFLLFLITFSFLCQTLLSATTLPLQLISLLSLKSSLQDPLNNLHDWDYYNSSNFTSQHPIWCSWRGITCHSKTSQITTLDLSHLNLSGTISPQIRHLSTLNHLNLSGNDFGGSFQYAIFELPELRTLDISHNYFNSTFPPGTSKLKFLRHFNAYSNSFTGPLPHELTTLRFLEHLNLGGSYFSDRIPPSYGTFPRLKFLDLAGNALGGSLPPQLGHLAELEHLEIGYNNFSGTLPSELSLLSNLKYLDISTANISGNVIPELGELTNLETLLLFKNRLTGEIPATIGRLKFLKSLDLSDNQLTGPIPTQVTMLTELTTLNLMENNLTGEIPQGIGDLPKLEILFLFNNSLTGTLPQQLGSNGLLLKLDVSTNSLEGPIPENVCKGNRLVRLILFLNKFSHTLPPSLGSCTSLARVRIQNNFLNGSIPEGLTLLPNLTFLDISSNNFQGPIPEHLGNLQYFNISGNSFGTSLPASIWNATNLAIFSAASSNITGQIPDFIGCQQLYKLELQGNFINGTIPWDIGHCQKLILLNLSRNSLTGIIPWEISTLPSITDVDLSHNSLTGTIPSNFNNCSTLENFNVSFNSLTGPIPSSGIFPNLHPSSYSGNQGLCGGVLAKPCAADALAASADDQVDVRRQQPKRTAGAIVWIVAAAFGIGLFVLVAGTRCFHANYNRRFGEEVGPWKLTAFQRLNFTADDVLECLSMSDKILGMGSTGTVYRAEMTGGEIIAVKKLWGKQKENIRRRRGVLAEVEVLGNVRHRNIVRLLGCCSNRECTMLLYEYMPNGNLDDLLHAKNKGDNLVADWFTRYKIALGVAQGISYLHHDCDPVIVHRDLKPSNILLDAEMEARVADFGVAKLIQTDESMSVIAGSYGYIAPEYAYTLQVDEKSDIYSYGVVLMEILSGKRSVEAAFGDGNSIVDWVRSKIKSKDGIDDILDKNAGAGCSSVREEMIQMLRISLLCTSRNPADRPCMRDVVLMLQEAKPKRKLQDSVVGGFGGDNVVAAPDIPLPQKPIAEQC, from the exons ATGAaaccttttcttctctttctcatcACATTCTCCTTCCTCTGTCAAACACTTCTCTCTGCCACGACCCTGCCTCTTCAACTCATCTCCCTCCTCTCACTAAAATCATCCCTCCAAGACCCTCTTAACAACCTCCATGACTGGGATTATTACAACTCCTCCAACTTCACTTCCCAACACCCCATATGGTGTTCGTGGAGAGGCATCACGTGCCACTCCAAAACCTCACAAATCACCACCCTCGACCTCTCCCACCTCAATCTCTCCGGCACAATCTCACCCCAAATCCGCCATTTATCCACCTTGAACCACCTTAACCTCAGCGGAAATGACTTCGGCGGGAGCTTCCAGTACGCCATTTTCGAACTACCGGAACTCAGAACTCTGGACATCAGCCACAACTACTTCAACTCAACCTTCCCACCCGGCACATCAAAGCTCAAGTTCCTCAGGCACTTCAACGCCTACAGCAACAGCTTCACCGGACCCCTCCCCCACGAGTTAACCACCCTTCGTTTTCTGGAACACCTGAACCTCGGCGGAAGCTACTTCAGTGACCGGATTCCGCCCAGTTACGGCACTTTCCCCAGACTCAAGTTTCTCGACTTAGCCGGCAACGCCTTGGGAGGTTCGCTTCCACCCCAATTAGGCCACTTGGCTGAACTGGAACACTTGGAAATTGGGTACAACAATTTCTCAGGAACACTACCTTCGGAACTCTCATTGCTCTCTAATCTCAAATACTTGGACATCTCAACCGCTAACATCTCAGGGAACGTGATTCCGGAGCTGGGAGAACTCACCAACCTGGAGACACTTTTGCTGTTCAAGAACAGGTTAACAGGAGAAATCCCAGCAACCATTGGAAGATTGAAGTTTCTTAAAAGCCTTGACCTCTCAGATAACCAACTCACAGGGCCAATCCCCACCCAAGTCACCATGCTGACGGAACTAACCACGCTCAACCTCATGGAAAACAACCTCACCGGAGAAATACCACAGGGAATCGGAGACCTACCAAAGCTTGAGATTCTGTTCCTCTTCAACAACTCACTCACCGGAACCCTCCCTCAGCAACTTGGCTCCAACGGGTTACTACTGAAACTCGACGTTTCCACAAACTCACTCGAAGGTCCAATCCCTGAAAATGTCTGCAAAGGTAACAGGCTCGTGAGGCTCATACTCTTTCTCAACAAGTTCAGTCATACCCTTCCACCGTCCCTTGGCAGCTGCACCTCGCTCGCTAGGGTTCGCATCCAAAACAATTTCCTCAACGGTTCAATCCCCGAAGGCCTCACGCTCCTCCCTAACCTTACATTCCTAGATATCAGCAGCAACAACTTCCAGGGTCCGATTCCGGAACACTTGGGTAACTTGCAGTACTTCAACATCTCCGGAAACTCCTTCGGAACCTCCTTACCTGCGTCTATTTGGAATGCAACTAATCTCGCGATCTTCTCCGCGGCTTCGTCGAACATCACCGGTCAAATTCCAGATTTCATTGGGTGTCAGCAACTGTATAAGCTCGAATTGCAGGGAAATTTCATCAACGGAACGATTCCATGGGACATTGGACACTGCCAGAAGCTAATTTTGCTCAATCTGAGTCGAAACTCACTCACCGGAATCATTCCCTGGGAAATCTCCACTCTCCCCTCCATCACCGACGTTGATCTCTCGCACAATTCCCTCACCGGAACCATTCCGTCGAACTTCAACAACTGCTCCACTCTCGAGAATTTCAACGTGAGTTTCAACTCCCTCACCGGTCCAATTCCCTCGTCCGGCATCTTCCCGAACCTCCATCCTTCCTCCTACTCCGGGAACCAGGGCCTCTGCGGCGGCGTGTTGGCCAAACCCTGCGCTGCCGACGCCCTCGCCGCCTCCGCCGACGACCAGGTCGACGTCCGCCGCCAGCAGCCGAAGCGAACAGCCGGTGCAATCGTGTGGATCGTGGCCGCCGCGTTCGGCATCGGGCTCTTCGTGCTGGTTGCCGGGACGCGGTGCTTCCACGCGAACTACAACCGGCGGTTCGGAGAGGAGGTCGGGCCGTGGAAGTTAACGGCGTTCCAGCGGCTGAATTTCACGGCGGACGACGTGCTGGAGTGCTTGTCGATGTCCGATAAGATATTAGGAATGGGATCGACGGGGACAGTTTACCGCGCCGAAATGACCGGCGGCGAGATCATAGCGGTTAAGAAGCTTTGGGGAAAACAGAAGGAGAATATCCGCCGGAGAAGAGGGGTTCTGGCCGAGGTGGAGGTGTTGGGAAACGTGAGGCACCGGAATATCGTGAGGTTGTTAGGGTGCTGCAGCAACAGGGAGTGCACCATGCTGCTCTACGAGTACATGCCCAATGGCAACTTGGATGATTTGTTGCATGCCAAAAACAAAGGTGATAATCTCGTCGCTGATTGGTTCACAAGGTACAAGATCGCCTTGGGCGTTGCTCAGGGAATCTCCTACCTCCACCACGACTGCGACCCCGTCATCGTCCACCGCGATCTCAAACCCAGTAACATTCTTTTAGACGCTGAAATGGAGGCAAGAGTCGCCGATTTCGGCGTCGCAAAGTTGATTCAGACCGACGAATCCATGTCCGTCATTGCCGGATCCTATGGCTACATTGCTCCAG AATATGCTTACACCCTTCAAGTGGATGAGAAGAGCGACATTTACAGCTATGGAGTGGTGTTAATGGAGATTCTGAGCGGAAAACGTTCAGTGGAAGCAGCATTTGGAGACGGAAACAGCATAGTGGATTGGGTGAGGTCaaagataaaatcaaaagatggaATTGATGACATATTGGACAAGAATGCAGGAGCAGGGTGCAGTTCAGTGAGAGAAGAGATGATTCAGATGCTGAGAATTTCATTGCTCTGCACCAGTAGAAACCCTGCAGATAGACCTTGTATGAGGGATGTTGTGTTGATGCTGCAAGAGGCAAAGCCCAAGAGAAAATTGCAGGATAGTGTTGTAGGTGGATTTGGAGGGGACAATGTGGTTGCTGCACCTGACATTCCCCTCCCACAAAAGCCAATCGCAGAACAATGCTAA